The genomic interval CGCGAGACGGGCACCTCCTTCAGGTACTCGTGGTCGGGCATGTGTTCCCGGACGCGCTCGGCGAACGCCACCACGTCCTCGTGGTCGAGCATCGAGGACCGTTCGACTCTGTCGCGCGACTCGCCGACGTGCATGTAGGACTTGAGTTCCACGAAGTCGGGGTCGGCGCGCTCGTAGAACCCCGCGTACCAGTCGGGGTTCTCGACGTTCTGACCGCCGACGAGCGTGGTTCGGAGGACGGTTCGCGTCTCGTCTTTCTCGGCGAGCACGTCCATCGTTTCGACCAGTTTCTCCCACGCGTCGTCCTCCATCGCCTTGACCACCTCGTCGAAGGTGTGGCGTTCGGGGGCGTCGACGCTGACGTAGAGCTGGGTCGGGTCACACTCCCGAATCACGTCGGGCCGGGTGCCGTTGCTCACGAGGAAGGTGGTGATGTCGCGGTCGTGGAACGCCTCGATGAGCTCGGGGAGATAGGGGTAGAGGGTCGGCTCGCCGTCGAGGCTGATGGCGACGTGGCGGGGTTCCATGCTCTCTTCGAACGCCTCGCGGGGCACCTCGTCGTTGCCTCCGAACCCCGAGAGGAGCTTCTTCTGGAGGCGGATCGAGGCGTCGACGACCGCCTCGGGGTCGTCCCACTCGACGTCCCCGAGTTCGTAGGCGTGACCCGCGTGGTCGCGCCAGCAGAACACACAGCGCTCGTTGCACTTGACCACGGGCGTCATCTGGATACAGCGGTGGGACTCGATGCCGTAGAAGATATTCTTGTAGCATTTCCCCTCCCCGCGAAGGGCGTTGGCGGTCCACCCGCAGGTCTGGGCGGCGGTGTGGTTCTCGCTGTGGTACTCCGGGGAGTCCACCTGTTTGGGCCCGTCCGATTCGCTCATTACCGGTTGGATGTCGTCCAACCCTAAAACGTTCTTTCTTCTCCGACCGTCCGGCCGCCCGCTCGCGCCTCCTCGGTGTGGAGCAACGCTTTTGTACGCCACCACGTCTACTGAGACGTGATGGCACTTCACACGCGAGGTCGGATTCTCCGGGTCGACCTCACCGAGGAGTCCGTCGAGAGCGTCGCGGTGCCCGAAGCGTGGTTGCACCGCTACGTCGGTGGCAAGGGGTTGGGTGCCCGCTACCTCTACGAGGAACTCGACGCGGGGACCGACCCGCTGGGACCCGACAACGTCCTCATGTTCCTCCTCGGCCCGGTCTCGGGACTGCTCCCGGGCGAGTCGCGCTACGCCGCGGTCACGAAGTCGCCGCTGACCGGCGGCTTCCTCGACTCGTACGCTGGCGGGCGGTTCCCCGAGACGCTGGCGGGCGCGCTGTCGGACCACGTCGGCGTCCTCGTCACGGGGGCGGCGTCCTCGCCGGTCAGGCTGGTCGTCGCCGACGACGACGCGACCCTCGAACCGGCGACGACGTGGGGCGAGGACGCCGCGGCGACCGCGGAGGCGTTCCCGGACGCGGCGACCGCGTGCATCGGCCCGGCGGGCGAACACCGGGTGGCGTACGCGACCATCGCCTCGGACGGCGGCGAGCACCACGCGGGTCGCGGCGGGGCGGGCGCGGTCATGGGCGCGAAGCGACTGAAGGCGGTCGTCGCCCGCGGCGACCCGCCGACCGGACTCGACGAACTCCGCGAGGAGTACGCCGACCGCTACCGCGACGGCGACACGGGCCAGTGGTTGCGGTCGAGCGGGACGGTCGAGACGGTCGACTTCGCCGACGCGGTCGGCGCGCTCTCGACCCGCGGGTGGCAGGAGACGACGTTCGAGGGGGCCGGAGACGTGGGCATCGACGCGGTCCGGTCCAGTAGCCTCGAACGCGACTACGAGGGCGACGACGAGCGCGGCTTCCGGGTCGAGACCGACGCGGGCGAGACGATTCCGCGCGGCGCGACCGCCATGTCGCTGGGCGCTGGCCTCGGAATCGACGAGTTCGACGCGGTCGCCGCCATCGGCGAGACCTGCAACCGACTGGGGCTCGACCTCATCAGCGCCGGGAACGCGGTCGCGTGGGCCATCCGCGCCAACGAGGAGGGCCTGATAGACCGGGCGTTCGACTTCGGCGACCCGGCGGGCGCACGCGAACTGCTCACGGAGATCGCGCGCCGCGAGACCGACCTCGGCGACGCGCTGGCCGACGGCGTCGACGCCGTCGGCCAGCGCTACGACGGCGACGACCTCGTCCCGACGGTCAAGGCGATGGAGTTGCCCGCCTACGACCCCCGAGGGGCCCAGAGCATGGCGCTGGCGTACGCGACGAGCGACCGGGGGGCGTGTCACCGCCGGGCCCGGACCGTCGAGCGCGAGGTGTTCGACGGCGGCTGGACGCCCCGTCGGGCGGCCCGGGCGGTCGCCGACGAGCAGGACCAGCGGTCGGTGCTGTGGTGTCTCGTCGTCGACGACTTCGTCGGCGACGTGTTCGAGGACCTCGGCGCGGCGTGGCTGGACGCGGTCGGTCTCGAGACCGCAGGCGACCTCGAAACGGTCGGCGAACGCATCTGGACGCTGACCCGGCTCTTCAACGTCCGGGAGGGGGTCTCGCGCGCCGACGACGAGCTCCCCCCCGCGCTCGCGGAAGCGCCGGACGGGCCGGGGTCGGGCATCGACCCCGACCGCTTCGACGCGATGCTCGACGCCTACTACGCCGAGCGCGGGTGGGGTCCCGACGGGCGACCGCTGCGCGAGACGGTCGAACGGCTCGGCCTCGACGAGGCCGTCGACGACGAGACGCGACTCGCGACCACACAGCCATGACAGACAGCATCGACTTGGACGAGATGGACGTCGAGTCCGAGGAGGTATCGAGCGCGAACAGGGGCGACTGGCTCTGGCGCGGCGAGGGCGACCCCGACGACGAACCCGACGACGGCTGGTTCGACCGCGGCGGCGACGCCGCCGCGGTCGACCACGATACCGGGACGGGAGACGACGCCGACGCCGACCTCGACGCCGACCTCGACGCCGAAACCCGAGATAGCGACCCCCTTCCGGGCGTCCCGCGGGAGAACGCAGACCGACCGGTCGGGATTCCAATCGAGAGCGGCGGGGCTGGCGGCGCGCCAGCCGCCGAGCGCGGGGGCGAGGCCGACCCGGCCGAGTCCGGGCCGGACGCGGAGTCCGGCCCGAACTCAGCCGCGGAGTCCGGCGTGGACCCCGATTCGGGTCCCGACGCGGCTCCCGGCCGGGAAGGCTCGGCCGCGAGCGGGCCCCACGGCGGCGGCGTCGACGACATGACGATGGCGCTTTCGTTCGCCGCCGCCCGCCGACTCGACGACCCCCGGTTCGCGGTGGTCGACGCGAGGGCGTGGACCGACTGGATCGGCATCGTCGGCGACGTTCCGGCCCACCGCATCAACGCCTTTCAGCGCGAGCACGGCATCGACGCCGACTTCTTCAGTGGTGCCGGACAGGGACCGGCCGACCGGCTCGCCGACATCGACGAACACTCGATGTTCTACGCCGAGCGGATGGTCCTCGTGGGCGTCGACGGCGAGCAGCCCATCGCCGAGGCGGCCGACTGGGAGTTCGTTCGCGTCGAGGACGCCGCGGAGAAGGCCGACTGGGAGCTGTCGGACGGAGCGTGAGGGCCATCGTCCCAAACCTTTAGATACGTGTTATCTAATACCATATCCATGGGACTCAAATCGGCCCTCGACCAGGCGTGGTACGTGACCCTGCCGGTGCTCGTCTTCCTGGGATGGACCGTCTTGCAGATGTTCGCGG from Halorussus salilacus carries:
- the twy1 gene encoding 4-demethylwyosine synthase TYW1; the protein is MSESDGPKQVDSPEYHSENHTAAQTCGWTANALRGEGKCYKNIFYGIESHRCIQMTPVVKCNERCVFCWRDHAGHAYELGDVEWDDPEAVVDASIRLQKKLLSGFGGNDEVPREAFEESMEPRHVAISLDGEPTLYPYLPELIEAFHDRDITTFLVSNGTRPDVIRECDPTQLYVSVDAPERHTFDEVVKAMEDDAWEKLVETMDVLAEKDETRTVLRTTLVGGQNVENPDWYAGFYERADPDFVELKSYMHVGESRDRVERSSMLDHEDVVAFAERVREHMPDHEYLKEVPVSRVALLSKTDDTWVPKLKKGSEFWARDPVTGD
- a CDS encoding aldehyde ferredoxin oxidoreductase family protein is translated as MALHTRGRILRVDLTEESVESVAVPEAWLHRYVGGKGLGARYLYEELDAGTDPLGPDNVLMFLLGPVSGLLPGESRYAAVTKSPLTGGFLDSYAGGRFPETLAGALSDHVGVLVTGAASSPVRLVVADDDATLEPATTWGEDAAATAEAFPDAATACIGPAGEHRVAYATIASDGGEHHAGRGGAGAVMGAKRLKAVVARGDPPTGLDELREEYADRYRDGDTGQWLRSSGTVETVDFADAVGALSTRGWQETTFEGAGDVGIDAVRSSSLERDYEGDDERGFRVETDAGETIPRGATAMSLGAGLGIDEFDAVAAIGETCNRLGLDLISAGNAVAWAIRANEEGLIDRAFDFGDPAGARELLTEIARRETDLGDALADGVDAVGQRYDGDDLVPTVKAMELPAYDPRGAQSMALAYATSDRGACHRRARTVEREVFDGGWTPRRAARAVADEQDQRSVLWCLVVDDFVGDVFEDLGAAWLDAVGLETAGDLETVGERIWTLTRLFNVREGVSRADDELPPALAEAPDGPGSGIDPDRFDAMLDAYYAERGWGPDGRPLRETVERLGLDEAVDDETRLATTQP
- a CDS encoding DUF7124 domain-containing protein, with product MTDSIDLDEMDVESEEVSSANRGDWLWRGEGDPDDEPDDGWFDRGGDAAAVDHDTGTGDDADADLDADLDAETRDSDPLPGVPRENADRPVGIPIESGGAGGAPAAERGGEADPAESGPDAESGPNSAAESGVDPDSGPDAAPGREGSAASGPHGGGVDDMTMALSFAAARRLDDPRFAVVDARAWTDWIGIVGDVPAHRINAFQREHGIDADFFSGAGQGPADRLADIDEHSMFYAERMVLVGVDGEQPIAEAADWEFVRVEDAAEKADWELSDGA